In Myxococcales bacterium, the DNA window CTCGAAGTCGGGGTGGCCGCCGGGCTCGTCCTTGCCTTTGAAATCGCGGAGCACGCCGAGCAAGCTCGGGCCGCAGCCCCCGTCGCCGCCGTCCGGGCGTGTGCCGCCGTCGGGGAGCGGGAACCCACCGTCGGGTACGGTCGAGCCCGTGTCCACGCTCGAGTCGCGGCCGTCACCGCCTGCGTCGAACGTGGCGTCGGGGCCGACGGTGGTCTCGCAGGCGACGAACCCGGCGAGGAGCGTGAGGGCGGCGGGCGCCACGAGGGCGCGAAGGAAGGGGCGAGACACCCTCCTACCTTACGCTGGGCTCCACGTGCGCGCACCCCCGACGTCGAGGCTCCCGGGGCCTTTCGTGTGCCAAATCCGTGCGTTTCGAGCGGGCTCGGCTACCCTGCGCCCAGGAGCTTCCTTCGATGCGCGTCCCGAACACGTCTCGCTCTCCGTCTCGTCCGTCGTCTCGCCCACGCCTCGGCGTCGCCCTCGCCTCCACGTTCGCCGCGTTGGGGCTCGTCTCGGCGATGGCCGCGTGCGGCTCGCGTACGGGCCTCTTCGCCGACGACACGGCGCTCCTCCCCGACGGCGCGCTCCCGGTCGACGCGCGAGTCGATGCTCCCGTCGACGGGGCCATCCCGTGCACTCCAGGCAGGTTCGCGTTCGAGCTCGCCACCGCGCAGCTCATGTTCGTGATCGATCGTTCGGGGTCGATGGCGTACTCGCTCGATGGCCAGCAGCCCGACGAGAACGGCCGCCTCCCGCTCGGCGTCCCCTCGCGGTGGAACGTGCTCCGTGACTCGCTCGTCGAGACGCTCACGCCCTTCGACACGGCCCTCGCGCTCGGCGCCAAGTTCTACCCCGAAGAGCACACCCTCGGCCCCGCGCCACCCGACGAGGCCTGCGCCACGGCCGACGGGGTCGGCATCGCACCCGGTCGTGGGAAGGCCCAAGAGATCCTTCGGGTCTTCGATCGCACGCCGCCGAACGGTGGCACGCCGACAGCCGAGGCCGTGCGCCTCGCCGCCAAGTACCTCGCGGGCACACGCTCGGTCGCGCGCACCCTCGTCGTCGCGACCGACGGCGCGCCCAACTGCAACGAGGACCTCGACAAGACCCGCTGCGTTTGCACGAGCGGAACCACGAGCTGCGCGAGCTCTCGCACCGGCGAGTACAACTGCCTCGACGACGTGCGCGCGGTGCGGGTCATCACCGACATCTTCCAAAACCAGAAGATCCCCGTGTACGTCGTCGGCATCGGCGGCGAAGAGCGCCCCGAGCTCGCGAAGGCCCTCGAGGACATGGCCGTGGCCGGTGGCCGCGCGAAACCCACGTCCCCGCGGCACTACCGCGTGCAGACGCCCGAGGAGATGCGCGACGCCTTTACGACCATCCGCGACAGCGTTGCAAGGTGCACGTATCTCACGCCGTCGGCCCCGACCGACCCGAGCGCCATCACGGTCGAGATCGACGGGCGTACGATCCCGAGGGACCCCACGCGCACCTTCGGGTGGGACTGGGTCGATCGCGAGTTCGGCACCCTCGCGTTCTTCGGCGAGGCGTGCACGCTCGCGTCGGGTGGGAGCTCGACGGTCAACGGGGTCGTGCGCTGCGACAATCCGTAAGTGCTCGATAGTTAAGCTGAAACGTGCCCTTTTGTCGGCGCTGGGAGGGCGCTCACGGGAGGCTCGCGAACCAGCGCCACGTGAGCGTCCGGTACTCTTCGCGCACGGTGTGGTTCCAGTCGTGGGGCCACGACGCGTTGAAGTACGGATCTTCGCAGAACACCACCGGGGCCGTGGCTTTGCAGCCCGCGTAGCTCACGCATCCTTCCTTCATGGGGTTCGGCGTCGTGGTGCCCGAGCACCCGTTCACGCCCGACCACGCCTCCGCGGCGGACTTTCCCCACTCGAAGCGCTCGTCGTCGTCGCGGGTGCGGTGCGTGACGAGCACGGGGAGCTGACCGCATTTCGTCAAGCTTCCTCCGAGGCTGCCGTCGCCCACCGAGATGGCCTTCACGAGCTCGGGGTGGGTGCACCCGAGCATGTGCGTGAACTTGCCGCCGTAGCTGAACCCGAACGCGAAGACCTTGGTCGTGTCGACGCAGTACGCGTCCGACAGATCGCCGATCATCTTCTGGACGAACGACGTGTCCTTGTCGCCGCCGAGCGCCCACGTGGGGCCCTGCGAGTCGGGGTAGACGACGATGGCCTTGCCGTCGACGTGGTCCTCCATCTTGAACCACGACTGGAAGCCTTTGCCGTTCGCGTACCAGCCGTGAAAGACGAGCACGACGGGGAGCTTCGTCTGGCCGTCATAGCGCTCGGGAGCCCACACGTGAAACGTGCGC includes these proteins:
- a CDS encoding VWA domain-containing protein, with amino-acid sequence MRVPNTSRSPSRPSSRPRLGVALASTFAALGLVSAMAACGSRTGLFADDTALLPDGALPVDARVDAPVDGAIPCTPGRFAFELATAQLMFVIDRSGSMAYSLDGQQPDENGRLPLGVPSRWNVLRDSLVETLTPFDTALALGAKFYPEEHTLGPAPPDEACATADGVGIAPGRGKAQEILRVFDRTPPNGGTPTAEAVRLAAKYLAGTRSVARTLVVATDGAPNCNEDLDKTRCVCTSGTTSCASSRTGEYNCLDDVRAVRVITDIFQNQKIPVYVVGIGGEERPELAKALEDMAVAGGRAKPTSPRHYRVQTPEEMRDAFTTIRDSVARCTYLTPSAPTDPSAITVEIDGRTIPRDPTRTFGWDWVDREFGTLAFFGEACTLASGGSSTVNGVVRCDNP